A part of Actinobaculum sp. 313 genomic DNA contains:
- a CDS encoding heparan-alpha-glucosaminide N-acetyltransferase domain-containing protein, with protein MVDNATASPTHGKEGHTSITDKPRPASSSAQAPAATPTTAVATTRTDSQPAPMPPTRISTGSSTGDLEHAHRTAHARPQPLSSGTRYSGRIGGLDIARALAILGMFYAHTAPRLGEPGTIQHIVSDLPVGRSSILFAVLAGISLAILTGRNIPYTGERMRVARLRIFGRATALLVVTGILSLLGTSIALILSFYAAWFICALPFTGWSAKRLFVTAGILAILGPLAHTTLNWLFASLSLYGSGSNAFVVEVFVTGIYPGLVFMAFILAGMGVGRLDITRRKVHGLFLAVGAALMAVGYGASWILGNTIVDRAQQAANGVLPNGLSGGKLPGSPPPIKSLTPDQLSQLGDLGDLTLGNGNASILPNGFDKALTWQPVEFPSLGDLVTAEPHTSTIFEALGSGGFALAVIGLCLLIGGLSRTLLFPLAAVGSMSLTAYSAHVVAIAIEPDWSGSASWHPFLILSAAVIVGCSLWKVIFQRGPLEWVTWKVSMLTARTSNGDDAEALAGSAR; from the coding sequence ATGGTGGACAATGCCACGGCATCCCCAACGCATGGGAAAGAGGGCCACACTTCAATCACTGACAAGCCGCGTCCCGCATCGAGTTCGGCGCAGGCTCCAGCCGCGACACCCACAACAGCCGTCGCAACAACACGAACCGACTCGCAACCCGCACCTATGCCACCCACGCGCATATCAACAGGGTCGAGCACCGGCGACCTTGAACACGCACATCGCACAGCCCACGCACGCCCGCAACCTCTCTCGAGCGGCACGCGCTACTCGGGGCGCATCGGAGGGCTGGACATCGCCCGCGCTCTCGCCATACTCGGCATGTTCTATGCCCATACGGCACCGCGGCTCGGCGAACCGGGCACCATCCAACACATAGTGTCGGACCTCCCAGTTGGGCGCTCGTCCATTCTTTTCGCAGTCTTAGCGGGAATATCACTGGCAATCCTCACGGGTCGCAACATCCCATACACCGGCGAGCGTATGCGTGTAGCGCGGTTACGGATCTTCGGCCGCGCAACCGCGCTCCTCGTCGTCACTGGGATCCTCAGCTTGCTAGGAACGTCGATCGCCCTGATTCTTTCCTTCTACGCGGCATGGTTCATCTGCGCGCTACCATTCACCGGATGGTCGGCCAAACGACTTTTTGTTACCGCCGGCATACTTGCCATCCTTGGCCCACTGGCCCACACAACCCTGAACTGGTTGTTCGCATCCCTGAGCTTATACGGATCAGGGTCAAACGCTTTCGTCGTCGAAGTCTTCGTTACGGGAATCTACCCGGGCCTTGTGTTCATGGCCTTCATCCTCGCGGGAATGGGAGTCGGCAGACTGGACATTACCCGGCGCAAAGTCCACGGCCTTTTTCTCGCCGTCGGCGCAGCACTGATGGCAGTCGGTTACGGTGCCAGTTGGATCCTCGGCAACACGATAGTTGATCGTGCACAACAGGCAGCCAACGGTGTACTACCCAATGGACTCTCGGGCGGTAAGCTGCCGGGAAGCCCCCCGCCGATTAAATCCCTTACCCCCGATCAGCTCTCCCAGTTGGGCGATCTTGGCGATCTGACACTTGGAAACGGCAATGCCTCCATCCTCCCAAACGGTTTCGACAAAGCGTTGACGTGGCAACCCGTTGAGTTCCCCTCTCTCGGCGATCTTGTCACCGCTGAGCCGCATACCTCCACCATCTTTGAAGCTCTCGGTTCGGGCGGCTTCGCCCTTGCGGTCATCGGACTATGCCTCCTCATCGGTGGATTGTCTCGCACGCTTCTCTTCCCGCTGGCCGCCGTCGGCTCGATGTCGCTCACTGCCTACTCGGCGCATGTCGTTGCGATCGCCATCGAACCGGACTGGTCCGGGAGCGCATCCTGGCATCCTTTCCTAATCTTGAGCGCCGCAGTGATCGTTGGTTGTAGCCTCTGGAAGGTTATCTTCCAGCGCGGCCCACTGGAGTGGGTGACATGGAAGGTCTCCATGCTCACGGCCCGTACCTCCAACGGTGACGACGCCGAGGCACTTGCCGGTTCAGCAAGGTAG
- a CDS encoding DUF418 domain-containing protein: MFETVGSGGFAVVILGVCLLLGRLARTALFPLAAVGSMSLTAYSGHVIALGIKPEWGYMTSWTPLLILCIGALILCSLWKLFFQRGPLEWLTWKVSVLTARTPGLDDADILAGSASTPLLRRAEDQQTPPPANTQ; encoded by the coding sequence GTGTTTGAAACGGTCGGTTCAGGCGGCTTCGCGGTAGTGATCCTCGGCGTCTGTTTACTGCTTGGCCGACTTGCCCGCACCGCGCTCTTCCCGCTGGCCGCCGTCGGTTCCATGTCGCTGACCGCCTACTCGGGCCACGTCATCGCGCTGGGCATCAAGCCTGAATGGGGCTACATGACCTCGTGGACACCACTCCTGATACTGTGCATCGGTGCTCTCATCCTCTGCAGTCTGTGGAAGCTCTTCTTCCAGCGCGGTCCACTCGAGTGGCTCACCTGGAAGGTTTCGGTACTCACGGCACGTACACCCGGCCTCGACGACGCCGATATACTCGCGGGCTCCGCCAGCACTCCACTGCTGCGCCGAGCCGAGGACCAACAAACTCCTCCTCCAGCAAATACACAGTGA
- a CDS encoding heparan-alpha-glucosaminide N-acetyltransferase domain-containing protein has translation MSHTESPRHPGEDTSRGSVDTAASSAVTVDSTTATPTPPPGQPTIPTPTPGPPTANSLGTAVQRYTGRIGGLDIARALAILGMYYAHTAPLVDSGNTLVNVIAAIPHGRSSILFALLAGISLAILTGRNVPYTGERMRTARLRIFGRACALLLITGILSLLGTSIALILSFYAAWFVCSLPFSRWSAKRLFIAAGVVALAGPPLGTVVNWLLQSLNLFGYDSNYFTIEVFITGLYPGLTYMAFILAGMGIGRLDITRRRLHGILIGVGCLLMAVGYGAAGSSPTPWWTSPPHHGVSTHPKVRARFSAETLPTSISRTSVLTTSTSGTGASTTPTSHCSAPTTSPCIGSPYRFLPRRNSWLQNHILRPCLKRSVQAASR, from the coding sequence ATGTCACACACGGAAAGTCCTCGTCATCCCGGCGAAGATACTAGCCGCGGCTCTGTTGACACCGCTGCATCTTCCGCTGTCACTGTCGACAGCACAACGGCAACACCCACGCCCCCGCCGGGCCAACCCACCATACCAACACCCACGCCCGGTCCACCCACCGCAAACAGCCTCGGAACAGCGGTGCAACGCTATACCGGCCGCATCGGCGGACTGGATATCGCCCGCGCTCTGGCCATCCTTGGAATGTATTACGCCCACACGGCACCTCTCGTAGACAGCGGCAACACTCTTGTTAATGTCATCGCCGCGATCCCGCACGGGCGCTCATCCATCCTCTTCGCCCTGCTTGCGGGTATCTCTCTGGCAATTCTCACCGGTCGCAATGTTCCCTACACGGGCGAACGCATGCGCACCGCACGCCTGCGGATTTTCGGCCGCGCCTGCGCACTGCTTCTTATCACAGGCATCCTGAGCCTGCTGGGAACCTCGATCGCATTAATCTTGTCCTTCTACGCGGCGTGGTTCGTGTGTTCACTGCCATTCAGTCGCTGGTCGGCCAAACGGCTCTTCATCGCCGCAGGAGTAGTTGCGCTAGCAGGCCCGCCACTAGGTACAGTAGTCAACTGGCTTCTCCAGTCCCTCAACCTATTCGGTTACGACTCGAACTACTTCACCATCGAGGTCTTTATTACCGGCTTGTATCCCGGCCTTACCTACATGGCTTTTATTCTCGCCGGAATGGGAATTGGACGGCTCGACATCACACGTCGGCGGTTGCACGGCATCCTCATTGGCGTCGGTTGCCTCCTCATGGCAGTGGGCTATGGGGCAGCTGGATCCTCACCAACGCCCTGGTGGACGAGTCCTCCTCACCATGGGGTATCGACGCACCCGAAGGTGAGGGCACGCTTTTCGGCAGAGACTTTACCGACTTCGATTTCAAGAACTTCAGTTTTGACGACCTCGACGTCGGGAACTGGAGCTTCGACGACGCCGACTTCCCACTGCTCGGCTCCGACTACCAGCCCCTGCATTGGCAGTCCATACCGTTTCCTTCCGCGGCGGAATTCGTGGTTGCAGAACCACATACTGCGACCGTGTTTGAAACGGTCGGTTCAGGCGGCTTCGCGGTAG
- the nrdF gene encoding class 1b ribonucleoside-diphosphate reductase subunit beta: MTPPRIKLVDRVQAINWNRLEDEKDLEVWDRLTGNFWLPEKVPLSNDIQSWNTLKPYEKNMTTRVFTGLTLLDTVQGTVGAVSLIPDAVTPHEEAVYTNIAFMESVHARSYSSIFSTLISTEEIDETFRWSEENEYLQTKAKIILDYYRGDDPEKRKVASTMLESFLFYSGFYAPMYWSAHAKLTNTADLIRLIIRDEAVHGYYIGYKYQLAVAKSSAQRQAELKEYTFELLQDLYDNEELYTESLYDEMGLTEDVKMFLRYNANKALMNLGYEALFTPDQTAVNPAILAALSPNADENHDFFSGSGSSYVIGTAEATTDDDWDF; this comes from the coding sequence ATGACACCACCGCGTATCAAGCTTGTTGATCGTGTCCAGGCCATTAACTGGAATCGGCTGGAGGACGAGAAGGATCTTGAGGTGTGGGACCGGCTGACCGGTAATTTCTGGCTGCCGGAGAAGGTGCCGCTGTCCAACGACATTCAATCGTGGAACACTCTGAAACCGTACGAGAAGAATATGACGACGCGGGTCTTCACAGGCCTTACGCTTCTGGACACCGTGCAGGGAACCGTTGGAGCCGTGTCACTGATCCCGGACGCGGTAACTCCCCACGAGGAGGCCGTGTATACCAATATCGCCTTCATGGAGTCTGTTCACGCGCGTTCGTACTCCTCGATATTCTCCACCCTTATCTCCACCGAAGAGATCGACGAGACCTTCCGCTGGTCGGAGGAGAACGAGTATCTGCAGACGAAGGCGAAGATCATCCTTGACTACTATCGGGGCGACGATCCGGAGAAGCGCAAGGTTGCGTCGACGATGCTCGAGTCCTTCCTGTTCTACTCCGGATTCTATGCCCCCATGTACTGGTCGGCTCACGCCAAGCTCACCAACACAGCGGATCTCATTCGCCTTATCATTCGCGACGAAGCAGTGCATGGATACTACATCGGCTACAAGTACCAGTTGGCTGTCGCGAAGTCGTCCGCGCAGCGGCAGGCGGAACTCAAGGAGTATACCTTCGAGTTGCTGCAGGACCTGTATGACAATGAGGAACTGTACACCGAGTCCCTGTATGACGAGATGGGTCTGACGGAAGACGTCAAGATGTTCCTTCGGTACAACGCCAATAAGGCCTTGATGAATCTGGGTTATGAAGCCTTGTTCACACCGGACCAGACCGCGGTGAACCCGGCTATTCTTGCGGCGCTCTCACCGAACGCGGATGAGAACCACGACTTCTTCTCCGGCTCCGGTTCTTCCTATGTGATTGGAACAGCCGAGGCAACCACGGACGACGACTGGGACTTCTGA
- a CDS encoding MarC family protein, whose product MDTALLVKAFAGLFAIMNPFVALPMFLSLTNDYSLQRQRRTVVRVTISCIVMCGVLIASGAAVLDFFGVSVNDFRVAGGIVLLIIALGMLNGGSAVHSGTADEQAQQSDQAAQGDVAFYPLTFPILVGPGTITTIIVFTGHAHNASGYVTVSIAALLAIALLFAVLWFAPSIGHHMGKTLRTIMTRLMGMILAGIAVGMIMEGAAALLPGLAK is encoded by the coding sequence ATGGACACCGCGCTGCTGGTCAAGGCCTTTGCAGGCCTCTTCGCGATTATGAATCCGTTCGTTGCACTGCCAATGTTCCTCTCCCTCACAAACGACTACAGCCTCCAGCGCCAACGTCGAACCGTTGTGCGTGTCACTATCAGCTGCATTGTCATGTGTGGGGTTCTTATCGCCAGCGGCGCCGCCGTACTCGACTTCTTCGGCGTAAGCGTCAACGACTTCCGCGTGGCCGGTGGTATCGTGCTACTCATTATCGCCCTCGGGATGCTCAACGGTGGAAGCGCCGTCCATTCGGGAACTGCTGACGAACAGGCGCAGCAGTCCGACCAGGCGGCCCAGGGCGATGTCGCTTTCTATCCGCTCACTTTCCCAATTCTCGTGGGTCCAGGCACCATTACCACCATCATCGTATTCACAGGGCATGCTCATAACGCCAGTGGCTACGTCACTGTCAGCATTGCGGCACTGCTGGCTATTGCACTGCTGTTCGCTGTGCTCTGGTTCGCGCCATCAATCGGACACCACATGGGCAAAACCCTACGCACAATCATGACCCGGCTCATGGGCATGATCCTCGCCGGTATTGCGGTTGGCATGATCATGGAAGGTGCCGCGGCTCTGCTTCCCGGCCTGGCGAAGTAG
- a CDS encoding low molecular weight phosphotyrosine protein phosphatase: protein MTDPDTRVGIDLRTRLDAAPQILVVCTGNICRSPMGEVVLGERLREAGLDYTVSSSGVSDEEHGNPIYPPAAQVLRASGYPVPHRRAHRATTTELRGSGLILAMTVGHARSLRRMCESVGIELERLHLWREFDGSGLQVAPRGCFGPGGALEERVSGQPGDRGRSARSGASRGAAGSRGYSDFYSSDGRWDVPDPWFSGDFDATLAVVEKGAAGIVAALLGK from the coding sequence ATGACGGATCCTGATACACGCGTCGGCATTGACCTGCGTACTCGTCTTGATGCAGCGCCGCAGATTCTCGTGGTGTGCACCGGGAACATTTGCCGGTCACCAATGGGTGAGGTAGTGCTCGGTGAGCGTTTGCGCGAGGCTGGGCTTGACTATACGGTATCGAGCAGCGGCGTCTCGGATGAAGAGCATGGCAACCCGATTTATCCTCCGGCTGCTCAGGTGCTGCGTGCGTCCGGCTACCCGGTGCCGCACCGCCGCGCACATCGCGCCACAACCACCGAGTTGCGAGGCTCGGGGCTGATCCTAGCGATGACCGTGGGCCATGCGCGCTCTTTGCGGCGCATGTGTGAGAGTGTTGGCATTGAACTGGAACGCCTTCACCTGTGGCGGGAATTCGATGGCAGCGGTTTGCAGGTTGCGCCACGTGGGTGCTTCGGACCGGGTGGTGCGCTGGAGGAGCGAGTATCCGGCCAGCCGGGGGATCGGGGCCGGTCAGCGCGCAGCGGCGCCTCTCGCGGTGCAGCAGGATCCAGGGGCTACTCGGATTTCTATTCCTCGGATGGTCGATGGGATGTGCCTGATCCATGGTTCAGTGGGGACTTCGATGCCACGCTCGCGGTGGTGGAAAAGGGAGCTGCGGGGATCGTCGCAGCATTGCTTGGCAAGTAG